The Verrucomicrobium spinosum DSM 4136 = JCM 18804 DNA segment CCAGCTTGGTGCTGCGGCTGGATGTTCCCTTGCCAAAGTCGTGCTGCTCCAGCAGGAGCACGCTGTAGCCCCGGGTGGCGGCGTCCACCGCCACGCCCACGCCGGTGGCTCCGCCGCCGATGACGACAATATCCCAGATGCCTTGATGATCCTGGGCCGACTTGAGCATTTCGGAGCGATTCATAGGAGGAGGGGGAAGGGGAGTTGAGATGCCGCTGCGCAGCTGTTGAGACGCTACGCTGGTTGAGACGGCGCAAGCGCCTGATTGAGAAGTTTCGACGGAGTGGAAAGTCAGGGGGCTGGAAGGGACCAATAGGCGAGGGCTTGGACCGCTTCTTTCTGTTTGATCCGGCAGTCAGGGCTGTTGGTGAGGTGGTTAATGTAACAGCGGACTGATTCCCGTTGGGCGAGGTCAAGCAGCTTGAACTTTTCCAGGTTATGTGATGAGAGGTCGGTAAGTCTGTAGATAGTGCCGTAGTCTTCGTCCTGAAGAAGGGAGGCGATCAGAAATGCGGGTAGATGGAACCGCATGCCTTCCGCGTCAAAGAAGCTGAGGCTGCTGTGGCAGGCGTTCAGCGTGCTGCGGTCAATCCGATGCCAGTCGGCTTTTTCATCCTTGGCACGCAATGCAGCGCAGGTCCTTTCGTCTGCATAGTCATCCAGACCTTGGGCTTGGTGCAATCCAATACCATTCCCGAGTGTCACCCGTGAAAAGGCGGCATCGATCATTTCGATGATCTGCTGGGCTCTTTGCTCGCCGGGCGCAGGTATTTCCGCGTCCCCCATGACGACTCCGTCGTTGCTTCGGGCACGGAACTCAGTGATTCGTTCTGGCGAAGGTGAGGACAACTGGGGTTGAGGCCGCAAGAGCCTGGTTTAGCCGGCCCGGCTGAGCGCGGTTTTAGAGGTTACGCGGGATGAGAGGGCGTAGTTGCGTTTTGAATGGGAGGAGCAGGTTCCGGCTGGGCCTGCATTTTGGTTCTGTCTAAAAGGATACCGGCTGCGATCTTGATGAACAAGGTATAAATGATAAGCCCCAGGGCCCAGATGCCGGCGGTGACCTTCCATTCGATGTCGCTGGGACGGTACTCGACGATCTCGTGCAAGGTGGAGGGCACGCACCCGAGAATGATGAGGCGAGTGGTGGGGCACGATCATGGCGCTGCCGGATGGGTTTCGGCTGGTGAGGAGCAGGGGTGTCGTCGTGACCTATGCGGCTGCGGGTCACTAGCCTGTGTGAGATCTCGCGTCGATGATGTGTTGTTTCATGGCCGCCAGATGCTCTGTCAGGTGTTCAAAGGGATCACTAGCGGGAATCGATGTGAGCTCGTCGGGATTGGCCTCGGCAAAGCTGATCAGGAGATCGGCTAGTTCGAGGACGCTGTCAGCCTGCCGCTCAATGGGTTTGCGCTGTTCGCGGGTCTGCTCCCAATAGGCCTCCTGTTCGTCGGGAGTGCCA contains these protein-coding regions:
- a CDS encoding DUF6714 family protein: MSSPSPERITEFRARSNDGVVMGDAEIPAPGEQRAQQIIEMIDAAFSRVTLGNGIGLHQAQGLDDYADERTCAALRAKDEKADWHRIDRSTLNACHSSLSFFDAEGMRFHLPAFLIASLLQDEDYGTIYRLTDLSSHNLEKFKLLDLAQRESVRCYINHLTNSPDCRIKQKEAVQALAYWSLPAP